One part of the Glycine max cultivar Williams 82 chromosome 14, Glycine_max_v4.0, whole genome shotgun sequence genome encodes these proteins:
- the LOC100814922 gene encoding uncharacterized protein At5g65660, with protein sequence MELQDTAASRVSIGFPLGSALLFVCLIFICGFFCCCLHWTKLQSFLQSHGIINTQSLAQTQIQAELASSYHKPAFPVVMMKQNYAKTIPVLMPGDDIPKFIATACPCEPPRDESITILVQKEEATDLCSSSN encoded by the exons ATGGAGCTTCAGGACACTGCTGCAAGCCGTGTGTCAATTGGATTTCCTCTGGGCTCAGCCCTTCTCTTTGTCTGTTTAATCTTCATTTGTGGCTTCTTTTGCTGCTGCTTACATTGGACTAAGCTTCAATCATTTCTTCAATCTCATGGCATCATCAACACTCAATCTTTGGCACAGACTCAAATACAAGCAGAATTAGCTTCCTCCTACCACAAACCAGCTTTTCCTGTTGTG ATGATGAAGCAGAATTATGCAAAGACTATACCTGTGTTGATGCCGGGGGATGACATTCCAAAATTCATAGCCACGGCATGCCCATGTGAGCCTCCAAGAGATGAAAGTATCACAATCCTTGTGCAGAAGGAAGAAGCTACTGATTTATGCAGTAGTAGCAACTAA